A genomic region of Stenotrophomonas sp. NA06056 contains the following coding sequences:
- a CDS encoding LysR substrate-binding domain-containing protein: protein MDLIVPLRSFAKVAEVGSFAAAADALDLSPQLVGKHVQTLEQHLGVRLLNRTTRKQSLTDFGQAYLARARVILEEVESAEQLAEIARGRPMGRLRISAPVTFGVHALGPAVVAYMQQYPDVQVDLNLSNSLVNVVEDGYDLVFRTGDLADSGLVARRLGPYPLALCAAPGYLAARPPIVHPQDLSRHECLGFAHSMIRTRWSFHDPQGGVLTVPVSSRFMVNQAEPLLTAAVGGLGLILQPFEMMSAALASGGLVEVLPRFVPVSTSINLLYPRDRQVTPKLRSFLDFCVARFTERSMARVC, encoded by the coding sequence ATGGACCTGATCGTACCCCTGCGCAGCTTCGCCAAGGTGGCCGAGGTGGGCTCGTTCGCCGCCGCTGCCGACGCATTGGACCTGTCGCCGCAACTGGTCGGCAAGCATGTGCAGACGCTGGAACAGCATCTGGGCGTGCGCCTGCTCAACCGCACCACACGCAAGCAGAGCCTGACCGACTTCGGGCAGGCGTACCTGGCCCGCGCCCGGGTCATCCTGGAGGAAGTGGAGAGTGCCGAGCAGTTGGCCGAAATCGCGCGCGGTCGACCGATGGGCCGGCTGCGGATCAGTGCGCCGGTCACCTTCGGCGTGCACGCGCTGGGGCCGGCGGTGGTGGCCTACATGCAGCAGTATCCCGACGTGCAGGTGGATCTGAACCTGTCCAACAGCCTGGTCAACGTGGTTGAAGACGGCTACGACCTGGTGTTCCGCACCGGTGACCTTGCCGACAGCGGCCTGGTCGCGCGGCGGCTGGGGCCGTACCCGCTGGCCCTGTGCGCCGCGCCCGGCTATCTGGCCGCACGGCCGCCGATCGTCCACCCGCAGGACCTGAGCCGGCACGAATGCCTGGGCTTCGCCCACTCGATGATCCGTACGCGGTGGAGCTTCCATGACCCGCAGGGCGGGGTGTTGACCGTGCCGGTCTCCAGTCGCTTCATGGTCAACCAGGCCGAGCCGTTGCTGACCGCTGCGGTCGGTGGGCTGGGACTGATCCTGCAGCCGTTCGAGATGATGTCTGCTGCCCTGGCCAGCGGCGGACTGGTGGAGGTGCTGCCTCGGTTCGTGCCCGTATCCACCTCGATCAACCTGCTGTATCCCCGCGACCGCCAGGTGACGCCGAAGCTGCGCAGCTTCCTGGACTTCTGCGTGGCGCGCTTCACCGAACGGAGCATGGCGCGCGTGTGTTGA
- a CDS encoding energy transducer TonB: protein MPPMLLRVAAITLTLAMSPMAIAATAEPLQLQQAEALTYWKPVEGTFRPRLNADPGRVQFAEEVTVAYSVNKRGRTYDVKVVDAKPSTAFSGWALNAVKAMRFTATDSNTERTPIRSEMTARWGGSSK from the coding sequence ATGCCTCCGATGCTGCTCCGCGTTGCTGCCATCACGCTCACCCTGGCGATGAGTCCGATGGCCATCGCCGCCACCGCTGAACCGCTGCAGTTGCAGCAGGCCGAAGCGCTGACGTACTGGAAGCCGGTGGAGGGCACTTTCCGCCCACGACTGAATGCCGATCCCGGGCGCGTGCAGTTCGCAGAGGAGGTGACCGTGGCCTATTCGGTCAACAAGCGCGGCCGGACCTATGACGTGAAGGTGGTGGATGCCAAGCCATCGACGGCCTTCAGCGGCTGGGCGTTGAATGCGGTCAAGGCGATGCGCTTCACTGCAACGGACAGCAACACCGAGCGTACGCCGATCCGCAGCGAAATGACCGCACGCTGGGGCGGCAGCAGCAAGTAG
- a CDS encoding DUF3037 domain-containing protein yields MPTLHTYDYAVIRVVPRVEREEFINVGVIVSCPGARHLEAAIEIDAARLQAFAPALDIEALQPWLDAIVAICRGDASAGPIAQLPARARFHFLTAKRSSVVQMSSTHVGRTADPAGVVEHLMAKMVRVPT; encoded by the coding sequence GTGCCCACGCTGCACACGTATGACTATGCGGTCATCCGCGTGGTACCGCGGGTGGAGCGCGAGGAGTTCATCAACGTCGGCGTGATCGTGTCCTGCCCGGGGGCACGTCACCTGGAAGCGGCGATCGAGATCGATGCCGCGCGCCTGCAGGCCTTCGCGCCCGCGCTGGATATTGAAGCCCTGCAGCCGTGGCTGGATGCCATCGTGGCGATCTGCCGGGGCGATGCCAGCGCCGGCCCCATCGCGCAGCTGCCCGCGCGCGCGCGCTTCCATTTCCTGACCGCCAAGCGCAGCTCGGTGGTGCAGATGTCCAGCACGCATGTGGGCCGCACGGCGGACCCAGCGGGCGTGGTTGAACACCTGATGGCGAAGATGGTGCGGGTACCGACCTGA
- a CDS encoding prolyl oligopeptidase family serine peptidase, with the protein MLIRRTSLAAAVAVATLGLLAAGPALADYAKPPEHLLKVLKAPPPPAPNIDPSGQRLLLTTAQTYPSITRVAQPYLKLAGVRLEPKNRSRHDTPGGYGIPACVADFTLVEIVSGKSTKVNLPQGCATGALWSADGSHFAFQNAVDTSVQLWVGDAATGQVKQVPNVQLNPIFGYTVQWLGGSQRLLVKMVPANQGPAPSNGGVPTGPDAQESLGSSGESSTYEARDTLTSVHDETLFAYYGASQLAVVDTAAGSVRPVGQPALFNEVSAAPDGVHVLTETIKAPYSHAVTYQRFANDVAVLDASNGRSTPIASLPLADRVPVHGVPEGPRGFDWRATDPATLIYAEALDKGDWKVSVPHRDRVLTLKAPFTGKPVEITRTAQRFEGFAWTADPAVAFQYENDENRHWMQTRIVDVDQPKKEGRLLWDMSSDELYGNPGNLVYKRLPNGAQVVRQEGNFVFLSGRGASPQGDRPFLDRLDLGSLKSERLFRSSADAYEQFLGFSNAPGRYLTWHQSVIDPPNAFIRQQGEAVADAKTGEAQFASTATALTTLADPTPEVRKIQKRLVTYKRADGVDLSFTLYTPPGYKEGQRVPAILYAYPADFANAAQAGQVSGSQQTFTRLQPYRLMLLAGYAIIDNASFPIVGDPKNAYDTYLEQLEADAKAAVDKAVELGVVDRNRIGVTGHSHGGLMTANLIAHTNLFKAGVATSGSYNKTFTPFGFQNERRSVWQAQDVYLKASPFFYADKIKLPLLLVHGEDDANPGTEPFQSRKLYQAIRGNGGTTRLVMLPNEPHWYTALESNEQLVHEMLNWFDTYVKNAK; encoded by the coding sequence ATGCTCATCCGTCGTACCTCTCTGGCGGCGGCCGTTGCCGTTGCCACGCTCGGCCTGCTGGCCGCCGGCCCGGCGCTTGCCGACTATGCCAAGCCGCCCGAGCACCTGCTGAAGGTGCTCAAGGCCCCGCCGCCGCCAGCACCGAACATCGATCCCAGCGGCCAGCGCCTGCTGCTGACCACCGCGCAGACCTATCCGTCCATCACCCGCGTGGCGCAGCCGTACCTGAAGCTGGCCGGTGTGCGCCTGGAGCCGAAGAACCGCAGCCGCCACGACACCCCTGGCGGGTACGGTATTCCGGCCTGCGTGGCCGACTTCACCCTGGTCGAGATCGTCAGCGGCAAGAGCACCAAGGTCAACCTGCCGCAGGGCTGCGCCACCGGCGCGCTGTGGTCGGCCGACGGCAGCCATTTCGCCTTCCAGAACGCGGTCGATACCAGCGTGCAGCTGTGGGTGGGTGACGCCGCCACCGGCCAGGTGAAGCAGGTGCCGAATGTGCAGCTGAACCCGATCTTCGGCTACACCGTGCAGTGGCTGGGCGGCAGCCAGCGCCTGCTGGTGAAGATGGTCCCCGCCAACCAGGGTCCGGCGCCGTCCAACGGTGGTGTGCCGACCGGTCCGGATGCGCAGGAATCGCTGGGCAGCAGCGGCGAGAGCAGCACTTATGAAGCCCGCGACACGCTGACCAGCGTGCATGACGAAACGCTGTTTGCCTACTACGGCGCCTCGCAACTGGCCGTGGTCGATACCGCCGCCGGCAGCGTGCGCCCGGTCGGGCAGCCGGCACTGTTCAACGAAGTCAGTGCCGCCCCCGATGGCGTGCACGTGCTGACCGAAACGATCAAGGCGCCGTACTCGCATGCGGTGACCTACCAGCGCTTCGCCAATGACGTGGCGGTGCTGGACGCCAGCAATGGCCGCAGCACGCCGATTGCCAGCCTGCCGCTGGCCGACCGCGTGCCGGTGCACGGCGTACCGGAAGGTCCGCGTGGCTTCGACTGGCGCGCCACCGACCCGGCCACCCTGATCTATGCCGAAGCGCTGGACAAGGGCGACTGGAAGGTCAGCGTGCCGCACCGCGACCGCGTGCTGACGCTGAAGGCACCGTTCACTGGCAAGCCGGTCGAGATCACCCGCACCGCGCAGCGCTTCGAAGGTTTCGCGTGGACCGCTGACCCGGCTGTGGCGTTCCAGTACGAGAACGACGAGAACCGTCACTGGATGCAGACCCGCATCGTCGATGTGGACCAGCCCAAGAAGGAAGGCCGTCTGCTGTGGGACATGTCCAGTGACGAGCTGTACGGCAACCCGGGCAACCTGGTTTACAAGCGTCTTCCCAATGGTGCACAGGTCGTGCGCCAGGAAGGCAACTTCGTGTTCCTCAGCGGCCGTGGCGCATCGCCACAGGGCGACCGTCCGTTCCTGGATCGCCTGGACCTGGGCTCGTTGAAGAGCGAGCGCCTGTTCCGCAGCAGTGCCGACGCCTACGAGCAGTTCCTCGGCTTCAGCAACGCGCCGGGCCGCTACCTGACGTGGCACCAGTCGGTGATCGATCCGCCGAATGCCTTCATCCGCCAGCAGGGTGAGGCGGTGGCCGATGCGAAGACCGGTGAGGCGCAGTTCGCGTCCACCGCGACCGCGTTGACCACGCTGGCCGACCCCACCCCGGAGGTGCGGAAGATCCAGAAACGCCTGGTGACCTACAAGCGCGCCGATGGCGTGGACCTGTCGTTCACCCTGTACACGCCGCCGGGCTACAAGGAAGGTCAGCGCGTGCCGGCGATCCTGTACGCGTACCCGGCCGACTTCGCCAACGCCGCACAGGCCGGCCAGGTATCCGGTTCGCAGCAGACCTTCACCCGTCTGCAGCCGTACCGCCTGATGCTGCTGGCCGGTTACGCGATCATCGACAACGCCTCGTTCCCGATCGTGGGTGACCCGAAGAACGCCTACGACACCTATCTGGAACAGCTGGAAGCCGACGCCAAGGCGGCGGTGGACAAGGCGGTGGAACTGGGCGTGGTCGACCGCAATCGCATCGGCGTGACCGGCCACAGCCATGGCGGCCTGATGACCGCCAACCTGATCGCCCACACGAATCTGTTCAAGGCCGGCGTGGCAACCAGTGGCTCGTACAACAAGACGTTCACCCCGTTCGGTTTCCAGAACGAACGCCGCTCGGTGTGGCAGGCGCAGGATGTGTACCTGAAGGCCTCGCCGTTCTTCTACGCCGACAAGATCAAGCTGCCGCTGCTGCTGGTCCACGGCGAGGACGATGCCAACCCGGGCACCGAGCCGTTCCAGTCGCGCAAGCTGTACCAGGCGATCCGTGGCAATGGCGGCACCACCCGCCTGGTGATGCTGCCGAACGAGCCGCACTGGTACACCGCGCTGGAGTCGAACGAACAGCTGGTCCATGAAATGCTCAACTGGTTCGATACTTACGTGAAGAACGCGAAGTGA
- a CDS encoding HipA family kinase, translating to MRTVHALRYITPLREGGSLPAVVETDDDGMAVLKFRGAGQGPKALIAELIAGEMARAVGLPIPEILFVELDSEFARTEPDPEIQDLIRASEGLNLGMDYLPGAINYDPAAMPVDADLASRIVWFDAFTSNVDRTTRNPNLMVWHRKLYLIDHGAAMYFHHDWANAGDACEKPFVLIRDHVLLSFASRIAEVDAELAARLPDAEIERIVGQVPDSWLVDEPAFDSPQAYRQGYINYLKHRLKVRAVFVQEAIRAHAAHV from the coding sequence ATGCGTACTGTCCATGCCCTCCGCTACATCACCCCCTTGCGGGAAGGTGGCTCACTGCCCGCCGTGGTCGAGACCGACGACGACGGCATGGCGGTGCTCAAGTTCCGTGGTGCCGGCCAAGGGCCAAAGGCGCTGATTGCCGAACTGATCGCGGGCGAGATGGCACGCGCGGTGGGCCTGCCGATTCCGGAAATCCTGTTTGTGGAGCTGGACAGCGAGTTCGCCCGCACCGAACCCGACCCGGAGATCCAGGACCTGATCCGCGCCAGCGAGGGCCTGAACCTGGGTATGGATTACCTGCCCGGCGCGATCAACTATGACCCGGCGGCGATGCCGGTGGACGCTGACCTGGCCTCGCGCATCGTCTGGTTCGATGCGTTCACCAGCAACGTCGACCGCACCACGCGCAATCCGAACCTGATGGTCTGGCACCGCAAGCTGTATCTGATCGACCACGGCGCGGCGATGTACTTCCATCACGACTGGGCCAATGCCGGCGATGCCTGCGAAAAACCCTTCGTGCTGATTCGTGACCACGTGCTGCTGTCGTTCGCAAGCCGCATCGCCGAAGTGGATGCCGAGCTGGCCGCGCGCCTGCCGGATGCCGAAATCGAACGCATCGTCGGCCAGGTGCCGGACAGCTGGCTGGTGGATGAGCCAGCGTTCGACAGTCCCCAGGCCTACCGGCAGGGCTACATCAACTATCTGAAGCATCGCCTGAAGGTGCGGGCGGTGTTCGTGCAGGAGGCCATCCGTGCCCACGCTGCACACGTATGA
- a CDS encoding XVIPCD domain-containing protein, with protein sequence MPTLSADTERLLTEFAGKPDVTTDQVDNLRRAIANSPALATQVDAAIAAGHLQRFELLPADSSVGGEYDGGAKTISLPASSLSTPTAPDRHDAAELTFVLGHELQHGFNDAATELAYKQFDADIADIAARDSTHDYTQAIGTLLAANRRDEASANIEGWNALVGMVKTANPDATLQDVYGASTRAKEFVRVQPGPPMTYTAHPDLTLNEDLSMTATAANIEGMGKHYYDEGVSSRLGPNGNSDYQNYYATDAIGRACEEEAKNPAPDGISRMSVNMAQLGLQESLLEQNGLSLGKGAPPRQPYFDTSTSPSTLHYFDHTVGTYAHVPITAQTAPLAGGNDRALHDQIRGKVAELDAANGRSFDASSERLSASLLVLARENGLDRVDHVVLSRQSGDIAAAQNVFVVKGALDDPASLRASAATAEAVQRPVQESLDSLAIVNQRQADHASQEQTRQQVQEQQRSALSH encoded by the coding sequence ATGCCTACGCTTTCAGCGGATACGGAACGCCTGCTGACCGAATTTGCAGGAAAACCCGATGTAACGACCGATCAGGTCGACAACCTTCGCAGGGCCATTGCCAATTCTCCGGCGCTGGCAACCCAGGTCGACGCGGCCATCGCCGCCGGTCATCTGCAGCGCTTTGAGCTGCTGCCTGCCGACAGCAGCGTGGGCGGCGAGTACGACGGCGGCGCAAAGACGATCAGCCTGCCAGCATCCAGTCTGTCCACCCCAACAGCCCCGGATAGGCACGACGCTGCAGAGCTGACCTTCGTGCTGGGCCATGAGCTGCAGCATGGGTTCAATGATGCAGCGACCGAACTTGCCTATAAGCAGTTTGATGCCGATATTGCAGACATTGCCGCACGCGACTCGACCCACGACTACACCCAGGCCATCGGCACCCTGCTCGCAGCCAACCGGCGCGATGAGGCATCGGCGAACATCGAGGGCTGGAACGCATTGGTAGGCATGGTCAAGACCGCCAACCCGGACGCCACGCTGCAGGATGTCTACGGAGCAAGTACCCGTGCCAAGGAATTCGTGCGCGTGCAGCCTGGCCCACCGATGACCTATACCGCGCATCCGGACCTCACACTCAATGAAGACCTGAGCATGACCGCCACTGCCGCCAACATCGAGGGCATGGGCAAGCACTACTACGACGAAGGCGTGTCGTCGCGGCTGGGTCCCAACGGCAATTCGGATTACCAGAACTACTACGCCACCGATGCCATCGGCCGCGCCTGCGAGGAAGAAGCCAAGAACCCCGCACCTGATGGCATCAGCCGGATGTCGGTGAACATGGCGCAGCTGGGCCTGCAGGAAAGCCTGCTGGAACAGAACGGCCTCTCTCTGGGTAAAGGCGCGCCACCACGGCAGCCCTACTTCGACACCAGCACCTCGCCGTCCACGCTGCACTATTTCGATCACACCGTGGGCACCTACGCCCACGTGCCGATCACGGCGCAGACAGCACCGCTGGCGGGCGGCAACGACCGCGCCCTGCACGATCAGATCCGCGGCAAGGTGGCAGAGTTGGATGCCGCCAACGGCCGCAGCTTTGACGCCTCCAGTGAACGCCTGAGCGCGAGCCTGCTGGTGCTGGCCCGCGAGAACGGCCTGGACCGCGTGGATCATGTGGTGCTCAGCCGACAGTCGGGGGATATCGCCGCGGCGCAGAATGTGTTCGTGGTGAAGGGCGCGCTGGATGATCCTGCGTCGCTGCGCGCATCGGCAGCCACCGCTGAAGCCGTACAGCGGCCGGTGCAGGAAAGCCTGGACAGCCTCGCTATCGTCAACCAGCGCCAGGCCGACCACGCCTCGCAAGAGCAGACGCGCCAGCAGGTGCAGGAACAGCAGCGCAGCGCGCTGTCGCACTGA
- a CDS encoding DUF4952 domain-containing protein — protein sequence MLLLIGSAVTANAQTPAAAIAEWELHGRAEGLARPDTVCQDFLQAMGRKPAELEYIGCTQDDASYLQPMEARYRVSGASAARIEAYLQQTFGMPPLTYVCCGWSNGAPYFWRQRPGSVNYQIGMGVESLHHPRGQWSAIPYFAVTVAVNRKSP from the coding sequence TTGCTGCTGCTGATCGGCAGCGCCGTCACTGCCAACGCACAGACGCCCGCCGCCGCGATCGCAGAGTGGGAATTGCACGGGCGCGCGGAAGGCCTGGCCCGGCCGGACACCGTCTGCCAGGATTTCCTCCAAGCGATGGGGCGAAAACCTGCCGAACTGGAGTACATCGGCTGCACGCAGGACGACGCCTCATACCTGCAGCCGATGGAAGCGCGGTATCGCGTCAGCGGCGCATCGGCGGCGAGGATTGAAGCCTACCTGCAGCAGACCTTCGGCATGCCGCCATTAACGTATGTCTGCTGTGGCTGGAGCAACGGCGCACCCTATTTCTGGCGCCAGCGGCCGGGCAGCGTCAATTACCAGATCGGCATGGGCGTGGAATCGCTGCATCATCCGCGCGGGCAGTGGAGTGCGATTCCCTACTTCGCGGTGACCGTTGCGGTGAACCGGAAAAGCCCGTGA
- a CDS encoding zinc-dependent alcohol dehydrogenase family protein yields MTQVVRIHAYGDADVLRVDDIDVPAPATDEIQIRVKAIGLNRAEVMFRNGAYLQQAEFPSRLGYEAAGVVEAVGSALTGFAAGDAVSVVPPLDIARWGTYGELANIPARLVVKHPTSLGFEQAAAVWMQYVTAWGALLEQAKLAAGDFVIITAASSSVGLAAIQIANAVGATPIAVTRGPGKRQALLDAGAAHVIATQEQDLVAEVARITAGAGARVVFDPIGGPQFVPLTEAMARGGILLEYGALSSEPTPFPLFNVLGKSLTLKGYLYSEIVSDDAALARAKAFIVDGLEKGVLAPLIAKVFTFAQIQDAHRYLESNEQIGKVVVTV; encoded by the coding sequence ATGACCCAGGTTGTCCGCATCCACGCCTATGGCGACGCCGATGTGCTGCGCGTTGACGATATCGACGTACCCGCTCCTGCCACCGATGAGATCCAGATCCGGGTCAAGGCCATCGGCCTGAACCGCGCCGAGGTGATGTTCCGCAACGGCGCCTATCTGCAGCAGGCCGAGTTCCCGAGCCGCCTCGGCTATGAAGCGGCGGGCGTGGTTGAAGCCGTGGGCAGCGCGCTGACCGGCTTCGCTGCAGGCGATGCGGTCAGCGTGGTGCCGCCGTTGGACATCGCCCGTTGGGGCACCTACGGCGAGCTGGCCAACATACCGGCGCGGCTGGTGGTGAAGCATCCAACGTCACTGGGCTTCGAGCAGGCCGCTGCGGTGTGGATGCAGTACGTCACCGCCTGGGGCGCGCTGCTGGAGCAGGCCAAGCTGGCTGCCGGCGATTTCGTGATCATCACCGCAGCGTCAAGCAGCGTTGGCCTGGCCGCCATCCAGATCGCCAATGCGGTGGGCGCGACGCCGATTGCGGTAACCCGTGGCCCAGGCAAGCGCCAGGCGCTGCTCGATGCCGGCGCCGCCCATGTCATCGCCACCCAGGAACAGGACCTGGTGGCCGAAGTTGCACGCATCACCGCAGGTGCGGGCGCGCGCGTGGTATTCGATCCCATCGGCGGCCCTCAGTTCGTGCCGCTCACCGAGGCGATGGCACGCGGCGGCATCCTGCTGGAGTATGGCGCGCTGAGCAGCGAGCCGACGCCGTTCCCGCTGTTCAACGTACTGGGCAAGTCGCTGACGCTGAAGGGCTACCTGTACTCGGAAATCGTGTCTGACGACGCAGCGCTGGCGCGTGCGAAGGCGTTCATTGTCGACGGCCTGGAAAAGGGCGTGCTGGCGCCGCTGATCGCCAAGGTGTTTACGTTCGCACAGATCCAGGACGCGCACCGCTACCTGGAATCGAACGAGCAGATCGGCAAGGTGGTGGTGACGGTTTGA